One window of the Candidatus Abyssobacteria bacterium SURF_5 genome contains the following:
- a CDS encoding D-aminoacylase has product MGKDRELDFILKGGQVFDGAGNPSTLMDIGISGKKIKRMGALAGAAARETIDCAGLAVCPGFIDMHSHSDLMIFVEPEATAKVMQGVTTEVLGQDGQSVAPIKDEHKADWRRHLSGLLGDAGVEWDWNSFGEYLSALEKVRPATNLVSLVPHGSLRLWVMGMANRKASAEELKQMKLLLRESLEDGAAGMSTGLIYPPCPYADLTELAELCNVLKERGKFFVVHVRNEDSAVMESMEEMFEVARLSGAPVHISHLKVAGKPQHGRAGELLEKINRARSEGLEITFDQYPYTAGSTMLFALLPEWLQDGGSERMVERLKEPQVRQRIVEEMAARTSSSGVAPSDIRVSAVATEKNKHLEGKNLFELAEAVDEPFIDAICDLLIEEQLAVSMIIFVSDEADVRTIMRHPAQIVCTDGLLGGRPHPRVYGAFPRILGRYCRDEKLLTLAEAIRKMTSAPAHRLGLSGRGLLREGYHADVVVFNPDTIIDTATYEEPRQAPIGIEHVFINGKHAVAAGKQTGSRSGKVLRV; this is encoded by the coding sequence ATGGGAAAGGATCGCGAGCTCGATTTCATATTAAAGGGCGGGCAGGTTTTTGACGGCGCGGGCAATCCCTCGACGCTGATGGATATAGGAATCAGCGGCAAGAAGATAAAGCGGATGGGCGCACTGGCGGGAGCGGCGGCGCGCGAGACTATCGATTGCGCCGGCCTCGCGGTCTGTCCCGGTTTCATCGACATGCACAGCCATTCGGACCTGATGATCTTCGTCGAACCGGAGGCGACGGCGAAGGTGATGCAAGGTGTGACAACCGAGGTGCTCGGGCAGGACGGCCAATCGGTCGCGCCGATCAAGGACGAGCACAAGGCCGATTGGCGGCGCCACCTTTCGGGCCTGCTCGGAGACGCCGGCGTCGAATGGGACTGGAACTCGTTCGGCGAATATCTGTCCGCGCTGGAGAAGGTGAGGCCGGCCACGAACCTGGTTTCGCTCGTTCCGCACGGCTCGCTCCGGCTGTGGGTGATGGGAATGGCCAATCGCAAAGCATCTGCCGAGGAACTCAAGCAGATGAAGCTGCTTCTGCGCGAGAGCCTCGAGGACGGAGCGGCCGGCATGTCAACCGGTCTCATTTACCCGCCGTGCCCGTACGCGGACCTGACCGAACTCGCCGAATTGTGCAACGTCCTGAAGGAGCGCGGAAAATTCTTTGTGGTGCATGTCCGGAACGAAGACTCCGCGGTGATGGAATCAATGGAGGAGATGTTCGAGGTGGCGCGGCTGTCCGGCGCGCCCGTCCACATCTCACATCTGAAGGTCGCCGGCAAACCGCAGCACGGGCGCGCGGGCGAGCTGCTCGAGAAGATAAACCGCGCGCGCAGCGAGGGTCTCGAGATAACCTTCGATCAGTATCCGTACACGGCGGGAAGCACCATGCTTTTTGCTCTGCTGCCGGAATGGCTGCAGGACGGCGGCTCGGAGCGGATGGTCGAGCGCCTGAAGGAGCCGCAGGTGCGCCAGCGTATCGTCGAGGAGATGGCCGCCCGCACTTCCTCGAGCGGGGTCGCCCCGAGCGACATCCGCGTCTCGGCGGTCGCCACCGAGAAAAACAAGCATCTCGAGGGCAAAAACCTGTTCGAGCTGGCCGAGGCGGTGGACGAGCCCTTCATCGACGCCATTTGCGATCTGCTCATCGAGGAACAGTTGGCGGTCTCGATGATTATCTTCGTCTCCGATGAGGCGGACGTAAGGACAATCATGCGGCATCCCGCGCAAATCGTGTGCACCGACGGGCTGCTCGGCGGGAGACCGCACCCGCGCGTGTACGGCGCGTTCCCGCGCATCCTCGGCAGATACTGCCGCGACGAGAAACTGCTCACCCTCGCGGAGGCGATCAGGAAAATGACTTCCGCACCGGCTCATCGGCTCGGCCTGTCCGGACGCGGCTTGCTGAGAGAGGGATATCATGCCGACGTTGTCGTCTTCAATCCGGATACGATCATCGATACCGCAACCTACGAAGAGCCGAGGCAGGCGCCAATCGGGATCGAGCACGTCTTCATCAATGGAAAACATGCGGTGGCCGCGGGCAAGCAGACAGGCTCACGATCCGGCAAGGTCTTGCGCGTTTAG
- the bamE gene encoding outer membrane protein assembly factor BamE: MIRKSRLVLIVLVLFSIACGSKITQANFEKIQTDMTQAEVYKILGEPTETSGVSIGEFSGGTSTWEGDDGVISIQFLNGKVVAKHFVKSKEASSEERG, from the coding sequence ATGATCAGAAAATCTCGTTTGGTGCTCATCGTGCTGGTTCTGTTCTCTATTGCTTGTGGCTCGAAGATAACACAAGCGAATTTCGAAAAGATCCAGACGGATATGACACAGGCGGAGGTCTACAAGATACTTGGCGAGCCGACGGAGACATCGGGCGTGAGCATCGGAGAATTTTCCGGCGGCACGTCCACGTGGGAAGGCGATGACGGCGTCATCTCCATCCAGTTTCTGAACGGGAAAGTCGTGGCCAAGCATTTCGTGAAATCGAAAGAGGCTTCTTCCGAAGAGCGCGGCTGA
- a CDS encoding OsmC family peroxiredoxin: MKTSVTKKRIVNGVDVDKLFDTIEAIKETPSFAKFKFRANNKWINAGHNHTTIKDFFGVQKDIQHEKPFELDAGEHPVLLSEDEGPNPVEYLLTALAGCLTSALVYHAAAKGIEIRGVRSRLEGDIDLRGFLGISPNVKVGYENIRVFFDIDADISDEQRDELIRMAQKFSPVFNTVFHETPVEVKLEK; the protein is encoded by the coding sequence ATGAAGACATCGGTCACAAAGAAGCGAATCGTTAATGGCGTTGACGTTGATAAGCTGTTCGATACAATCGAAGCCATCAAGGAGACGCCGTCATTCGCGAAATTCAAGTTTCGCGCGAACAATAAATGGATCAACGCGGGCCACAACCATACAACCATTAAGGATTTTTTTGGCGTACAGAAAGATATTCAGCATGAAAAGCCATTCGAGCTGGATGCGGGCGAGCATCCCGTTCTCCTCAGCGAGGACGAGGGGCCGAATCCCGTCGAGTACTTGCTGACGGCATTGGCCGGGTGTCTGACATCGGCACTGGTGTATCATGCGGCCGCCAAAGGAATAGAAATCCGAGGAGTGCGGTCAAGGCTCGAGGGCGATATCGACCTCAGGGGCTTCCTTGGAATATCGCCCAATGTCAAAGTCGGTTACGAGAATATTCGCGTCTTTTTCGATATCGATGCCGACATTTCCGACGAGCAAAGGGATGAACTCATCCGAATGGCGCAGAAATTCTCGCCGGTTTTCAACACCGTTTTTCACGAGACACCGGTGGAGGTGAAACTGGAGAAGTAG
- a CDS encoding TetR/AcrR family transcriptional regulator — MAKRDVAKQRRKQIISGLYDCLAHKGHEEVSIRDIARAANVSYGALHYYFCDKKEITLAFVDDFVRRQEEKFEGLASSVCSWERLRIMIETATQELVFNERTARVFLNLYHTGCTDDEVRKILLNSYKRFRKAVQGVIEYGISRGEFAEVDPKQAALLIVCALEGLYLQVAMDRSICEKAAADKLLFETIGVHLNPRGRSM, encoded by the coding sequence ATGGCTAAAAGAGATGTAGCGAAGCAGCGGCGAAAACAGATCATTTCCGGCTTGTATGATTGCCTCGCACATAAGGGACATGAAGAGGTAAGCATCCGCGATATTGCCAGGGCGGCCAATGTCAGCTACGGCGCTTTGCACTATTATTTCTGCGATAAAAAAGAGATAACGCTTGCCTTCGTCGATGATTTCGTCCGGCGCCAGGAGGAAAAATTCGAGGGGCTTGCTTCATCCGTCTGCTCCTGGGAGCGCCTCCGCATTATGATCGAGACAGCCACGCAGGAGCTTGTCTTTAACGAGCGGACAGCGCGCGTGTTTCTGAATCTGTATCATACCGGCTGCACGGACGATGAGGTTCGGAAGATATTGTTGAATTCCTATAAGCGTTTTCGAAAGGCAGTGCAAGGAGTTATCGAATACGGCATCTCGCGGGGAGAATTCGCCGAAGTCGACCCGAAACAGGCGGCTCTGTTGATCGTATGCGCTCTCGAGGGGTTGTATCTGCAGGTGGCGATGGACCGGTCAATTTGTGAAAAGGCGGCCGCAGACAAGCTTCTCTTCGAGACTATTGGAGTTCATCTGAATCCGCGCGGCCGGAGCATGTAG